A genome region from Methanobacterium subterraneum includes the following:
- the trpE gene encoding anthranilate synthase component I gives MVTTCKAVNVFGEYNLKNKEARRTKLDFDAPFDLFKKIYSKYPSSFLLESMESDSGLARYSVLGFDPVATLKAHNGILEIKKDNTTDEIETPNPFMEIKSLIGNGSSSKGFQGGLVGYVSYEAVKYFEPVQVQEGTFPDYEFGLFLDAVIFDRLQNKCEYITLGENRVEEIRDLAREEFETEDLTFQEEKHHFSQDKFEKMVLDAKKRIKSGEIFQSVISNAREYQIKGNKLSFYETLRNINPSPYMYHLKLGEREIIGSSPEMLVRVEGRDVETYPIAGTRKRGTTPEKDLKLERELLADEKEKAEHLMLVDLARNDIGKVSEFGTVNVPEYMTVKKFSHVQHIVSRVMGKLQKDKNAVDAFTSIFPAGTVSGAPKIRAMEIINQLEGITRGPYAGAVGYFSLNGNADFAITIRTLVCQGERGKIQAGAGIVHDSVPTSEYLECENKAQALLSALNMSGEAK, from the coding sequence ATGGTGACAACATGCAAGGCAGTGAATGTTTTTGGCGAATACAACTTGAAAAACAAGGAAGCTAGAAGGACTAAACTTGACTTTGATGCTCCTTTTGATTTATTTAAAAAGATATACTCCAAATACCCCAGTAGTTTCCTGCTGGAGTCCATGGAAAGTGACAGCGGACTGGCCAGGTACTCGGTTCTGGGATTTGACCCGGTGGCAACCCTTAAAGCCCATAATGGAATTCTGGAAATAAAAAAAGACAACACAACTGATGAAATTGAAACACCCAATCCTTTTATGGAAATAAAAAGCCTCATTGGGAATGGCAGTAGCAGTAAAGGATTCCAGGGAGGGTTGGTGGGATACGTCTCCTACGAAGCGGTTAAATACTTTGAACCAGTCCAAGTGCAGGAGGGCACTTTCCCTGATTATGAATTCGGACTCTTTCTGGATGCAGTGATCTTCGACCGACTTCAGAACAAATGTGAATACATTACACTGGGTGAAAACCGGGTGGAAGAAATCAGGGACCTTGCAAGGGAAGAATTCGAAACGGAAGATCTCACCTTCCAGGAAGAAAAACACCATTTTTCCCAGGACAAGTTTGAAAAAATGGTCTTGGATGCTAAAAAAAGAATAAAATCCGGGGAAATCTTCCAGAGTGTCATTTCCAATGCCAGGGAATACCAAATTAAGGGAAATAAACTCTCTTTTTATGAAACACTGCGTAACATCAACCCCTCACCCTATATGTATCATTTGAAACTGGGGGAACGCGAGATAATTGGTTCCAGTCCCGAGATGCTGGTGAGGGTAGAGGGAAGGGATGTTGAAACCTACCCCATAGCCGGAACCCGAAAACGAGGCACAACCCCGGAAAAAGACCTGAAACTGGAAAGGGAACTTCTGGCTGATGAAAAGGAAAAAGCCGAACACTTGATGCTGGTTGACCTTGCCCGTAACGATATAGGAAAAGTGAGTGAATTCGGCACAGTTAATGTACCTGAATATATGACAGTGAAAAAATTCTCCCATGTGCAGCACATTGTCTCCAGGGTTATGGGAAAACTACAGAAGGATAAAAATGCAGTGGATGCATTTACCTCAATTTTCCCGGCAGGCACAGTTAGCGGAGCCCCTAAAATAAGAGCCATGGAAATAATAAACCAACTGGAAGGCATTACCCGGGGACCCTACGCTGGAGCAGTGGGTTATTTCTCTTTAAATGGGAATGCAGATTTTGCCATTACCATAAGGACCCTGGTCTGCCAAGGAGAACGTGGAAAAATACAGGCCGGAGCCGGCATAGTCCATGACTCAGTTCCCACCAGCGAGTACCTTGAATGTGAAAACAAAGCCCAGGCACTTTTAAGTGCACTGAACATGTCCGGTGAAGCTAAATGA
- a CDS encoding glycosyltransferase → MKALFIVTGRGIGGDAVTALNIARALEKYGVECEFALDHSATGLLLKKNNLSWYKISIPQAGGHAATRKNLAKAAVKTSKATVEAARLIRKVNPQVVVGVIGGGAVVGCLGAKMASTPSVGILITPTDARVCTRITTTVALPESNLFQMELDDKNIHKAYSPVDPSIIVGDKERALELLPPEFDETLPTILLSSGSTLFEKMALGAAALGKSGINANILVVGAPLEEEYREHLTGDNIIYLEYIDWIRDLYKVVDLAVLTDDGMMIQEAIACQLPIIALLGVKYGRYHNLAAIFKGAILESDLEDIAQVTSAAFNKLDELKGNALKYSEDVLNASDNIASVIYDRMNDKPS, encoded by the coding sequence ATGAAGGCATTATTTATAGTTACTGGAAGAGGAATAGGTGGAGATGCGGTCACTGCCCTTAACATTGCCCGTGCCCTTGAAAAATATGGTGTTGAATGCGAATTTGCATTGGATCACAGTGCAACGGGCTTGTTGCTCAAAAAAAACAACTTATCCTGGTATAAAATCAGCATCCCTCAGGCAGGCGGCCATGCTGCCACCCGGAAAAACCTGGCTAAAGCCGCAGTTAAAACTTCAAAAGCTACTGTGGAAGCCGCCCGTCTTATAAGAAAGGTAAATCCCCAAGTTGTGGTGGGTGTTATTGGTGGTGGGGCAGTAGTAGGCTGTTTAGGGGCTAAAATGGCCAGCACCCCATCAGTGGGTATTCTAATTACCCCAACAGATGCCAGGGTATGCACCAGGATAACCACCACTGTGGCTCTACCAGAATCCAACCTGTTCCAGATGGAACTGGATGATAAAAACATCCATAAAGCTTATTCACCGGTAGATCCCTCTATAATCGTGGGCGATAAGGAAAGGGCACTGGAACTATTGCCCCCAGAATTTGATGAAACCCTTCCTACAATTCTTTTATCATCTGGTTCCACTCTATTTGAAAAAATGGCCCTTGGCGCAGCAGCACTTGGTAAAAGTGGTATAAATGCCAATATCTTGGTGGTTGGAGCTCCACTAGAAGAAGAATACCGGGAACATCTTACGGGAGATAATATCATCTACCTGGAGTACATTGACTGGATCCGGGATCTTTACAAGGTGGTGGATTTGGCAGTTCTCACTGATGATGGTATGATGATCCAGGAAGCCATTGCCTGCCAGTTACCCATCATCGCCCTTTTGGGAGTTAAATACGGACGTTACCATAACTTGGCAGCGATATTTAAGGGAGCAATCCTGGAAAGTGATCTGGAGGATATCGCCCAAGTCACCAGTGCCGCCTTTAACAAACTGGACGAACTTAAGGGAAATGCCCTTAAATACAGTGAAGATGTTTTAAATGCTTCAGACAACATAGCCAGTGTGATATATGATAGAATGAATGATAAACCAAGTTAA
- a CDS encoding indole-3-glycerol phosphate synthase TrpC, with the protein MKFNSIISERKRVLEIRKKYQPLADLKENIKRVKLRTDFRKSLNREEDVSIISEYKPASPSMGEISQLTVGDVVPLFEEGGASAVSVLTEESFFKSNIDNLKLACRITRLPLLRKDFILDPYQIYEARAYGASAVLLMADLYPDIREGIELCNYLDLDALVECKNQKEINMAIKSGAEIIGINNRDFNNFKIDLGRTEKLASLVPSDITQVSESGVQSPEDVKFLSKLGVDAILVGSSIMQTPYILEKVKELVFAGKKSKTSR; encoded by the coding sequence ATGAAATTCAACAGTATAATTTCAGAAAGGAAGAGAGTCCTGGAGATCAGGAAGAAATACCAGCCCCTGGCTGATTTGAAAGAAAATATTAAACGGGTGAAACTTCGCACAGATTTTAGAAAATCCTTAAATAGGGAAGAGGATGTTTCCATTATCTCAGAGTACAAACCAGCATCCCCTTCCATGGGTGAAATCAGCCAGCTCACTGTGGGGGATGTGGTGCCCCTCTTTGAAGAAGGAGGAGCCAGTGCTGTCAGTGTGTTAACTGAGGAATCATTTTTCAAAAGCAACATTGACAATCTGAAACTGGCCTGCAGAATAACCAGACTTCCACTACTCCGTAAGGATTTCATACTGGATCCCTACCAGATCTATGAAGCACGGGCCTACGGTGCAAGTGCTGTTCTTTTAATGGCAGATTTATATCCTGATATCAGAGAAGGGATTGAACTATGTAACTACTTGGATCTAGATGCACTGGTGGAATGTAAAAATCAAAAAGAAATAAATATGGCCATTAAATCTGGAGCAGAGATAATAGGAATAAACAATCGTGACTTCAATAACTTTAAGATTGACCTGGGAAGAACCGAGAAACTAGCCAGTCTGGTGCCATCCGATATCACCCAGGTATCTGAAAGTGGGGTTCAAAGCCCAGAAGACGTGAAATTCCTATCTAAACTGGGAGTTGATGCGATTTTGGTGGGAAGTAGCATCATGCAAACTCCATATATCCTGGAAAAAGTTAAAGAGCTAGTATTTGCAGGTAAAAAGTCCAAAACCAGCAGATAA
- a CDS encoding ABC transporter ATP-binding protein: protein MTKDYEQAIETMELTKRFGNFIAVNNLDLKVKKGEIYGLLGPNGAGKTTLIKMLCSILNPSTGSARVLGEQIPDGNIVSRIGYMPQETGVYLDLTVDQNLNFYGRVFNLDKNEIEKRKDELLKFVALGDWKHEMVENLSGGMKHRVSLACTLIHQPELLFLDEPTVGVDPELRVSFWDYFYQLRQKGVTILITTHYMDEARNCDRIGFMQHGHLIAEDAPLKLLEESGKDSLEDAFLVFSRHDENRMRGLK from the coding sequence ATGACTAAAGATTATGAACAGGCTATAGAAACCATGGAATTAACCAAAAGGTTCGGAAATTTCATTGCAGTTAATAATCTGGATTTAAAGGTGAAAAAAGGAGAAATTTATGGTCTTTTAGGCCCCAATGGTGCTGGTAAAACCACACTCATTAAAATGCTGTGTAGCATCCTGAATCCCAGCACTGGGAGTGCCCGGGTTCTGGGGGAGCAGATACCAGATGGAAACATTGTATCTCGTATTGGTTACATGCCCCAGGAAACTGGTGTTTACTTGGACCTTACTGTGGATCAGAACCTTAATTTCTACGGCCGTGTTTTTAACCTAGATAAAAACGAAATAGAAAAAAGAAAAGATGAACTTTTGAAATTCGTGGCTCTGGGGGACTGGAAACATGAAATGGTGGAAAACCTCAGTGGGGGAATGAAACACCGGGTTTCCTTAGCCTGCACCCTCATACACCAACCCGAACTCCTGTTTCTGGACGAACCCACAGTAGGGGTGGATCCTGAGCTTCGAGTGTCATTCTGGGATTATTTCTACCAGTTACGCCAGAAAGGAGTAACCATACTCATAACCACCCATTACATGGATGAAGCCCGAAACTGTGACCGTATTGGATTCATGCAGCACGGTCATCTTATAGCTGAAGATGCACCCTTAAAACTCCTTGAGGAGAGTGGGAAAGATTCACTGGAGGATGCCTTCTTAGTGTTCTCCCGTCATGATGAAAATAGGATGAGGGGATTAAAATGA
- the trpA gene encoding tryptophan synthase subunit alpha — MSSQDLKVESYQEMFARVKEKNEGAFIPFIVAGDPDFETSLEIVKTFVENGADALEIGFAFSDPVADGPTVQDADLRALNSGMTTKRGFEFIKRIREFTTIPIGLLVYYNLIYQIGIDHFYEAALESGVNAVLAADLPPEEAQDAVAASRKYGVQQVFMAAQTTTNERLQKISGLCEGFLYVVAVMGVTGARGDLQISTVELIERVRSHTDLPLSVGFGISKPEHVSNVIKAGADGAIVASAILNMITENLEDKDAMKEKIGKFCRELKEATKK; from the coding sequence ATGAGTTCTCAGGATTTAAAGGTGGAAAGTTACCAGGAAATGTTTGCACGGGTTAAAGAGAAAAATGAAGGAGCATTCATCCCCTTTATTGTAGCCGGAGACCCGGACTTTGAAACATCCCTGGAAATTGTTAAAACCTTTGTGGAAAATGGTGCTGACGCCCTGGAAATCGGATTCGCCTTTAGTGACCCTGTTGCTGACGGCCCTACTGTTCAGGACGCAGATTTAAGAGCCCTTAATTCAGGTATGACTACAAAACGTGGATTTGAATTTATTAAAAGGATCCGGGAATTTACCACCATACCAATTGGCTTACTGGTTTACTATAACCTGATCTACCAGATTGGAATTGACCATTTCTATGAAGCTGCCCTTGAAAGTGGTGTGAATGCTGTTTTAGCCGCAGATTTACCGCCAGAAGAGGCTCAGGATGCGGTTGCAGCCTCTAGAAAGTATGGGGTTCAGCAGGTCTTCATGGCCGCCCAGACCACCACTAATGAGAGACTGCAGAAGATTTCAGGGTTGTGTGAAGGATTTCTATATGTGGTGGCAGTTATGGGAGTTACCGGTGCCCGGGGCGACCTCCAGATAAGTACGGTGGAACTTATTGAGAGGGTTAGAAGTCACACTGACCTACCTCTAAGTGTTGGTTTTGGTATTTCCAAACCAGAACACGTGTCCAATGTGATTAAAGCCGGGGCCGATGGTGCCATAGTGGCCAGCGCCATACTGAACATGATCACTGAAAATTTAGAGGACAAGGATGCCATGAAAGAAAAAATCGGAAAATTCTGCCGTGAGCTAAAGGAAGCAACCAAAAAATAA
- the trpB gene encoding tryptophan synthase subunit beta — protein sequence MITDGKFGKYGGIFVPELLIPALEELEKAFLKYKDDDEFNQELDYYLKEFAGRPTALYYARNLSEKLGCKIYLKREDMLHTGAHKINNTLGQGLLAKYMGKTRIIAETGAGQHGIATAVVGSLLGIPVDVYMGLEDVERQKLNVFRMELSGARVLPVKTGSQTLKDAINDAFRDWVGSVENTHYLIGSTMGPHPYPTMVKHFQTIIGREAREEILQKEGKLPDAVIACVGGGSNSMGIFSGFMDDKEVELIGVEGGGYGVETDRTGATLCKGTEGILHGSFSFVLQNDDGQINEAHSVSAGLDYPGVGPEHAYLQTIGRARYVAINNEEALRGFELLSRYEGIIPALESSHAIAYAEKYAKMPENKGKTIVVNLSGRGDKDMFLVAREMGVEV from the coding sequence ATGATAACTGATGGAAAATTTGGTAAATACGGAGGAATATTCGTACCAGAACTCCTTATACCCGCCCTAGAAGAGCTTGAAAAGGCATTCCTGAAATACAAGGATGATGATGAATTCAATCAGGAGCTTGATTACTACTTGAAAGAATTCGCCGGACGACCCACTGCATTGTACTATGCCCGTAATCTTTCCGAAAAATTAGGATGTAAGATATACCTTAAAAGGGAGGACATGCTCCACACCGGAGCCCATAAGATAAATAACACATTAGGACAGGGACTTCTAGCTAAATACATGGGTAAAACCAGGATAATAGCTGAAACCGGTGCTGGGCAACATGGTATAGCCACCGCAGTGGTAGGGTCCCTTCTAGGTATCCCGGTGGATGTTTACATGGGTTTAGAGGATGTGGAACGACAAAAGTTGAATGTTTTTAGAATGGAACTCTCAGGAGCCCGGGTTTTACCCGTTAAAACCGGTTCACAAACCCTTAAAGATGCGATAAATGATGCCTTCCGGGACTGGGTAGGTAGTGTAGAGAACACCCACTACCTTATCGGTTCCACCATGGGCCCCCACCCTTACCCTACCATGGTCAAACACTTCCAGACAATCATTGGTCGAGAAGCAAGAGAAGAAATCCTTCAAAAAGAAGGTAAACTTCCTGATGCAGTTATAGCCTGTGTTGGTGGGGGTAGTAATTCTATGGGAATCTTTTCCGGATTCATGGATGATAAGGAAGTGGAACTTATTGGTGTTGAGGGAGGAGGATACGGAGTGGAAACTGATCGAACTGGAGCCACCCTCTGTAAAGGTACCGAAGGAATACTACATGGTTCATTCTCATTCGTACTGCAAAACGATGATGGGCAAATCAACGAAGCCCATTCAGTCTCAGCAGGACTGGATTACCCAGGAGTGGGACCGGAGCACGCCTATCTCCAGACCATTGGAAGGGCCAGATATGTGGCCATAAACAATGAAGAAGCCCTCCGGGGTTTCGAGCTGCTATCCCGATATGAGGGAATTATCCCGGCACTGGAAAGCTCACATGCAATTGCTTATGCCGAGAAATATGCTAAAATGCCGGAAAATAAGGGTAAAACCATTGTGGTTAACCTTTCTGGACGGGGAGATAAGGATATGTTTCTGGTTGCCCGGGAAATGGGGGTGGAAGTATGA
- a CDS encoding HypC/HybG/HupF family hydrogenase formation chaperone, which yields MCIAAPAKILEINDNVATVDFGGVRQQAKLDLVSDIDVGRYVLVHSGYAIEVLSDEEAQESLEAWDELLKIMEEDTEKTGN from the coding sequence GTGTGTATAGCAGCACCAGCTAAGATTCTGGAAATTAATGATAATGTGGCTACTGTGGACTTCGGTGGAGTTAGACAGCAGGCTAAACTGGATTTAGTAAGCGACATTGATGTAGGTCGCTACGTTCTTGTCCATTCTGGATATGCAATTGAAGTTTTATCCGATGAGGAAGCTCAGGAATCCTTAGAAGCATGGGATGAACTCCTGAAGATCATGGAAGAAGATACTGAAAAAACTGGAAATTAA
- a CDS encoding phosphoribosylanthranilate isomerase yields the protein MNIKICGIRREKDLSSCERAGADLIGFINIKRSKRMVEIPELNNLILSMKDKNKAVLVIEPENMADAIERIEKTGLKNIQLHSLSADEINNLKKHYQPTRETDEDGNSVDNQGDLRVIRALGLSTVIGPQKIREIQDFARVCDCLLFDYQIRGKTGGTGKQIPLKIAVEAARIAKQTKPDLKIFLAGGMDKKRMEEKFEILEEFFDYVDVNSKVEDKPGVKNTTKINELIEIKTFNKA from the coding sequence ATGAACATTAAAATCTGCGGAATACGTCGAGAAAAAGACCTTTCATCCTGTGAAAGGGCTGGTGCAGATTTAATTGGATTTATAAACATCAAAAGATCCAAGAGAATGGTTGAAATTCCGGAATTAAACAATTTAATCTTATCTATGAAGGACAAAAACAAGGCGGTGCTTGTAATTGAACCGGAAAATATGGCGGATGCTATAGAAAGAATAGAAAAAACAGGCCTGAAGAACATACAGCTTCACTCACTCTCAGCTGATGAAATAAATAATTTGAAAAAACATTATCAACCAACCAGGGAGACTGATGAAGATGGGAACTCTGTTGATAATCAAGGGGATTTAAGAGTCATTCGGGCTTTAGGACTATCTACAGTAATAGGACCTCAAAAAATTAGAGAAATTCAGGATTTTGCCAGAGTCTGTGATTGTCTCCTTTTTGATTACCAAATCCGGGGAAAAACCGGCGGAACAGGAAAACAAATCCCCCTTAAAATAGCAGTTGAAGCGGCAAGAATTGCAAAACAAACCAAACCTGATCTAAAAATATTCCTCGCCGGAGGAATGGATAAAAAAAGGATGGAAGAGAAGTTTGAAATCCTGGAAGAATTCTTTGACTATGTGGATGTCAACTCCAAGGTAGAAGATAAACCTGGAGTAAAAAACACCACTAAAATAAATGAATTAATTGAAATTAAAACATTTAATAAGGCATGA
- a CDS encoding amino acid-binding protein: MWDRIKHKFEKFPARMGVARKIVELGLRVGENGKIYCGDVEVSDVALARGTGVDRRSIRSTVAVIMEDPELASIFRNIFPAGALLKNVASELGFGVVEIEAQAGAPGILATATQLIAQEKISIRQAHAGDPELEENPKLTIITEKPVKGEMIQEFLKIPGVKRVSIY; this comes from the coding sequence ATGTGGGATCGTATTAAACATAAATTTGAGAAATTCCCAGCTAGAATGGGAGTGGCCCGTAAGATAGTTGAGTTAGGTTTAAGGGTTGGTGAAAACGGGAAAATCTACTGTGGAGATGTGGAAGTCAGTGATGTGGCCCTTGCCCGGGGAACCGGTGTTGACCGCAGGTCCATCCGCTCCACAGTGGCAGTTATAATGGAAGACCCGGAACTGGCATCCATATTCAGGAACATATTCCCTGCCGGTGCCCTACTGAAAAATGTGGCCAGTGAACTTGGTTTTGGAGTGGTGGAAATAGAAGCTCAGGCAGGTGCACCTGGAATTCTGGCTACTGCCACCCAATTAATAGCCCAGGAAAAAATCAGTATCAGGCAGGCCCATGCTGGAGATCCCGAACTGGAAGAAAACCCTAAACTAACCATAATAACCGAAAAACCAGTTAAGGGTGAGATGATCCAGGAATTTCTGAAAATACCTGGAGTCAAAAGAGTTTCTATCTATTAA
- a CDS encoding TrmB family transcriptional regulator, whose translation MGVSRETLEALKTLGLTDYETRTYVALNSIISGTATEISQASQVPRSRIYNILKSLDNKGFLEIGKGKPLTFTVIPPHEVFKRNKNEIKKKMERAESELNVLYESQIPNVPAPIWILHGPDKIVNKELEIISRAKESLFIMGGLMFPSEPPQLKEALQKPLKRGLKLGYLLPLYVKWMMWK comes from the coding sequence ATGGGAGTAAGCAGAGAAACACTAGAAGCATTAAAGACTTTAGGACTCACAGATTACGAAACTCGAACATATGTGGCCTTAAACTCAATTATATCCGGAACAGCCACCGAAATTAGTCAAGCCTCCCAGGTGCCACGATCCAGAATTTACAATATTCTCAAAAGCCTGGACAATAAGGGCTTTTTGGAAATAGGTAAGGGAAAACCCTTAACCTTCACTGTGATCCCTCCCCATGAAGTTTTTAAGAGGAATAAAAATGAGATTAAAAAGAAAATGGAAAGGGCTGAGTCAGAGTTGAATGTGCTTTATGAAAGCCAGATCCCCAATGTTCCAGCCCCAATCTGGATCCTGCATGGCCCTGATAAGATAGTTAATAAGGAGCTAGAGATAATATCCCGTGCCAAAGAATCCCTTTTCATAATGGGCGGTCTCATGTTCCCAAGTGAACCTCCACAACTCAAAGAAGCCCTCCAGAAACCTTTAAAGAGGGGGTTAAAACTCGGATACTTACTGCCCCTATATGTAAAGTGGATGATGTGGAAGTAA
- a CDS encoding anthranilate synthase component II, with product MILIIDNYDSFTYNLYQLVGEFEKDIRVFRNDEITVEEIRELEPSQIIISPGPGNPENQRDFGVSRATILEIGQDIPVLGVCLGHQGIFTAFGGEITYIEPVHGKKTLIHHQNSGMFQGVKSPLQAARYHSLVCKRDSTPASMDILAETDDGMIMAIKHHDYPIFGLQFHPESIGTSDGRKIMKNFLEMEVS from the coding sequence ATGATACTGATAATTGATAACTACGATTCTTTCACCTATAACCTATATCAATTGGTGGGAGAATTTGAAAAAGACATTCGTGTTTTTAGGAATGATGAAATAACCGTGGAAGAAATACGAGAGCTCGAACCTTCACAGATAATCATATCCCCTGGCCCGGGAAATCCTGAAAACCAACGGGACTTTGGAGTTTCCAGAGCAACCATCCTGGAGATAGGTCAGGATATTCCAGTTCTGGGAGTTTGCCTTGGACATCAGGGAATTTTCACCGCCTTTGGTGGCGAAATCACCTATATTGAACCTGTTCATGGAAAGAAAACATTAATACATCATCAAAATTCAGGCATGTTCCAAGGGGTTAAAAGTCCTCTCCAGGCAGCACGATACCATTCCCTGGTGTGTAAAAGGGATAGTACACCAGCTTCCATGGATATACTGGCAGAGACAGATGATGGGATGATAATGGCCATTAAACACCATGATTATCCCATATTCGGTCTTCAGTTCCACCCAGAGTCCATTGGAACCAGTGATGGTCGGAAGATCATGAAAAATTTCCTGGAGATGGAAGTTTCATGA
- a CDS encoding FAD-dependent oxidoreductase → MKLVIIGGGPAGRSAAMEAAQLGAEVTLIEREHIGGTCLHEGCMVVCGLNDVVCFHEDSKKYKQMGIISEQHCINYSQIAEGIKKVTGKIEAVLKHETRQSGAEIVFGEASIKEGIVEVNGGNYLYDKLLIATGSRPSIPPIPGVEHAITYKDVLDFDEVPEKFNIVGSGVIAAEFAGIFSSLGSQVKILCRNQFLSNVDPEIKNYVAEHLLRDVEIQEKVQVQEISPEGASTSNGPVEGVVFLATGMTPNSEIAHKLVKTGPKGEIVVNEQMRTSNPSIYAAGDVVGTVGNTPVARMEGVVAARNACDIAATMDYRLIPQSLTLYYPVSFLDSGVQKSENDFDVRIRGSAGPGSFWQVLDGETGFTKISSDLETGDVTRVASISPSSRTSIPYLAKMIKDGYKTADFDDFIETHPSTDAIYKLLHFLAKYG, encoded by the coding sequence ATGAAACTAGTGATTATTGGAGGAGGGCCAGCCGGTCGCAGCGCAGCAATGGAAGCAGCACAACTAGGGGCAGAAGTCACCCTGATTGAAAGGGAACATATCGGGGGGACCTGCCTCCATGAAGGATGTATGGTGGTCTGCGGACTCAACGATGTGGTATGTTTCCATGAAGATTCAAAAAAATATAAACAAATGGGCATAATCTCCGAACAACACTGTATTAATTATTCCCAGATTGCTGAGGGGATAAAAAAAGTCACTGGGAAGATAGAGGCTGTTTTAAAACATGAAACTCGCCAATCAGGGGCGGAAATTGTGTTCGGTGAAGCCAGTATTAAAGAGGGCATAGTGGAAGTCAATGGGGGGAATTATCTTTATGATAAACTCTTAATCGCCACTGGCTCCCGACCATCCATACCTCCCATCCCGGGTGTTGAACATGCTATAACCTATAAAGATGTTCTAGACTTTGATGAGGTTCCCGAGAAGTTTAACATAGTGGGAAGTGGGGTGATTGCCGCAGAATTTGCAGGAATATTCTCATCCCTGGGTAGTCAAGTTAAAATTCTATGCCGAAACCAGTTTCTCAGTAATGTTGATCCTGAAATTAAAAATTACGTGGCCGAACACCTCCTACGGGATGTAGAGATTCAGGAAAAAGTACAAGTGCAGGAAATAAGTCCGGAAGGAGCATCCACTTCCAATGGTCCGGTGGAGGGGGTAGTGTTCTTGGCCACAGGCATGACTCCCAACTCAGAAATTGCTCACAAGTTAGTTAAAACCGGACCTAAAGGAGAAATAGTAGTCAATGAACAGATGAGAACCAGCAATCCCTCCATATATGCTGCAGGGGATGTGGTGGGCACGGTGGGTAACACCCCGGTGGCCCGTATGGAAGGGGTGGTTGCCGCCAGAAATGCCTGTGATATAGCAGCTACCATGGACTACCGACTGATACCCCAATCTTTAACTCTCTACTATCCAGTGAGTTTCCTGGACTCTGGAGTCCAAAAGTCAGAAAATGATTTCGACGTGCGTATACGTGGCTCAGCAGGCCCAGGATCATTCTGGCAGGTTCTTGATGGGGAAACTGGATTCACCAAGATCTCATCTGACCTTGAAACTGGTGATGTAACCAGGGTTGCTTCAATTTCTCCCTCCTCCCGTACTAGCATTCCCTATCTGGCCAAAATGATCAAAGATGGATACAAAACCGCAGATTTCGATGATTTCATTGAAACTCATCCATCAACTGATGCCATTTACAAATTATTACATTTTTTAGCAAAGTATGGCTGA